From Streptomyces sp. NBC_01551:
TCCGGCGCCAGCGTCCGCTGGACGTGCCGGGCCAGGGCCTGGCGGATGGGCATCCAGCCCCACGGCGACGTGGTGATGAAGTGGTGCACGCTCTGCTGCGCCGCCGCCCCGTCGAACTGGCCGGCGATGTTGCGCAGCGTCTTGCGCCCAGGCAGCGCCAGCAGGCCGCGGACGTACTGTTCCGCCTTGAGGCGCTGGTCGGCGCGGTGCAGCGAGCCGAACAAGTGGGCGCTGAGCTCCGCTTCCAGCAGGGGGTGCGAGGGCCGCTCTTCCCCTGTGCCGTCATGGCGGCGAACGTTCCGGTTCATGGACCCCCCACGATGCGATGTCCCCAATAGAGGTCAGTCATCCGGTTTCTTTATACAGGGGCACCTCTCGGACCGGGGAGAGCCGCCCGCCGACGGACTCTCGCACGGGTTCGGTCACGAAACCGACGGGGCCGCCGCGAGCAACCGCTCGGCGCGGTAAGGGGAGGTGTCCAGTTTCGCCAGGACGCCGGCGCAGGCGATGTTGGGCAGCAGCAGCGCCAGCAGGCTGGAGATCTCTTCGGACAGGTCGCGGTCCGGCAGCGTCTCCGTGATCAGCTGCACTCCGGTCCACGCACCGACGAGCAGCCGGGCCGTCTCGTCCGGATCGACGTGAGGCAACAGCTCGCCCCGCTCCTTGGCGTCGTTCAGCAGCTCGCCCCCCACCACGATCCAGTCGGGCCACCGGGTGCCGAACAGGCTGCGGGCCTTGGGGTCGACGGACAGCCTGATGGAGGCGCTGAGCACCGGCTCCCGGGGCAGGCGGTAGGCCAGGAGCAGCGCCGCGTCCACCCACTCCTGCAGCTTGAACGTCTGCGGGGCGACCCCCACCAGGGTCACCGCCTCGTCGAGCACGGCCCGCGCCAGCTGCTCCTTGGAGGTGAAGTGGAAGTACAGCCCGCCTCGCGTGAGTTGGATGCGCTCGATGAGCCCACCGATGGTGGTCGCGTCGTAGCCCAGTTCGTTGAACATCTCGGCAGCGGTCTCGAGGATCACCCTGCGCGTGCGCACCGCACGCTCCTGCCTAGCCAACTCGCGCCTCCATGACGCTCCCTTTACTAGTGCTTGAACTCACATTTACCTCTGGCCAATACCGACCGGAGAGCCGGTACTTTAACAGCGCATCTACAACTGCAGAGACAGGGGGGCCGGGGGGCCTTGTCGGAAATAGCCGTTGCACCGCGTCATTCGAACCATCAACAGCCGAGCTCTTGCCTTGGGCGGGCGTCTCCTCTGGGTGCGTACACGCACCTGCGGCGCGACGAGTCGATACTCGTCGTCGACTGGGAACGCAGCGGGGCGCACGCCTTCACCCTGAACATCAAGTGGCCCGCCGTCCAAGGGGGCCTGCCCTACGATCCGCGCATCCTCGCCCAGACCATCCGGCAGAGCGGTCTGGTCATAGCCCACGCCGAGTACGACGTCCCGCTGAACCACCAGACGGTGCTCAACACCCTGGACGTCACCATCCCACCGGGCTTCCGGGCTCCTGCCGACCGGACCTCGGCCCTGCGCGTCGAGCTCGACGTGGCGCGGCCGAAGCGCGGCTGGAGGAATCCCAACCCCCTGCGCGTGCGCCTGCGCATCCTGCACGGGGACGTCACCGTGGCACGGGTGGATTCCGAGTTCGGCTGGATATCGCCGCCGGCCTACCGGCGCCTGCGGGGCGAGTACGCCAGTGCCACCTGGGACGACCGGCCGGTTCCGGCCCCCGTCGCCCCTGGGCTCGTCGGGCGGCACGACACCGCCGACGTGGTCCTGTCGCCCGCCGTCGCACCGGACCGGTGGCTGCTGCGCAACGTCGTTGCCAACACCCTTCTCTTCGACCACCCGGTCGACCACGTGCCGGGGCTCGTCCTGCTGGAGGCGGCGCACCAGGCGGCGCACGCGCTCGTCGCCCCGGCTCCGTTCGCACCCACCCGGGTCTCCACCCGCTACGCACGCTACGTCGAGTTCGACCGGCCCTGCTGGATCGAGGCCGAGCTCCTCCCCGCGCCCGCCCCGGACGGGTTACGCGTCCGGGTCCGGGGGGTCCAGGACGGGGAGACCGCGTTCACGGTCGATCTCGACGGCAAGACGCGCTGAATCCCGCGTGTGTCCGGGCGGGCATCCGCCCGCCCGGACACACGGGGTCACCGGGTCACCGGGTCACCGGGTCACCGGGTCAACAGGTCACTGGTTGACGAATCCGCCGTCCACCGGCAGGACGGTGCCCGTCAGGAACGGGCAGCGGTCGCTGAGCAGCCAGGCGGCCGCGGCGGCGATCTCCTCGGGCTCCGCCGTACGCCCCTGAGGCGTCAGCGAGTTGGCGAGTTTTTCGAGGCCGGGGTTGCGTCCGAACCAATCGGTGGTGATCTCGCTGCGCGTGGTTCCGGGGGCCACCGCGTTCACGCGGATGCCCTGCTTGGCGTACTCGTCGGCCGCGGCCCGGGTGAAACCGATGACCGCGTGCTTGGAGGCGATGTAGGGAGCCGCGGTGGGGATGGCCACCAGGCCGCCCACGCTGCTGTTGTTGACGATCGAGCCGCCGCCGGTCGCCAGCATCGCCGCGATCTCGTGCCGCAGGCAGTTGAAGACGCCCCGGACGTTGATGTCCATGATGCTGTCGTACACCTCGTCCGACATGAGGTGCAGCGGGGTGCGGTCGCCGCCGATTCCCGCGTTGTTGAACGCCGAGTCGAGCCGCCCGTACTCGCCCACGGCGAAGTCGACCGCCTTGGCCGCGTCCTGGGAGAGGGACATGTCACCGAC
This genomic window contains:
- a CDS encoding ScbR family autoregulator-binding transcription factor, whose product is MARQERAVRTRRVILETAAEMFNELGYDATTIGGLIERIQLTRGGLYFHFTSKEQLARAVLDEAVTLVGVAPQTFKLQEWVDAALLLAYRLPREPVLSASIRLSVDPKARSLFGTRWPDWIVVGGELLNDAKERGELLPHVDPDETARLLVGAWTGVQLITETLPDRDLSEEISSLLALLLPNIACAGVLAKLDTSPYRAERLLAAAPSVS
- a CDS encoding SDR family NAD(P)-dependent oxidoreductase codes for the protein MTSDLLAGKVVLVTGASSGIGAASARVFAREGATVVLTARREDRLAALVEELRGEGAEAAYVVGDMSLSQDAAKAVDFAVGEYGRLDSAFNNAGIGGDRTPLHLMSDEVYDSIMDINVRGVFNCLRHEIAAMLATGGGSIVNNSSVGGLVAIPTAAPYIASKHAVIGFTRAAADEYAKQGIRVNAVAPGTTRSEITTDWFGRNPGLEKLANSLTPQGRTAEPEEIAAAAAWLLSDRCPFLTGTVLPVDGGFVNQ
- a CDS encoding ScbA/BarX family gamma-butyrolactone biosynthesis protein, giving the protein MSEIAVAPRHSNHQQPSSCLGRASPLGAYTHLRRDESILVVDWERSGAHAFTLNIKWPAVQGGLPYDPRILAQTIRQSGLVIAHAEYDVPLNHQTVLNTLDVTIPPGFRAPADRTSALRVELDVARPKRGWRNPNPLRVRLRILHGDVTVARVDSEFGWISPPAYRRLRGEYASATWDDRPVPAPVAPGLVGRHDTADVVLSPAVAPDRWLLRNVVANTLLFDHPVDHVPGLVLLEAAHQAAHALVAPAPFAPTRVSTRYARYVEFDRPCWIEAELLPAPAPDGLRVRVRGVQDGETAFTVDLDGKTR